The DNA window TGGAGGGGGGCCCGATTGGGCTGCCATCCAGGCAATGAGGGTTTGCAGTTTTTCTTCGCTGAAGTAGGAGCGCACTACATGCTCGTAGGGACGCAAAATGTGGCGAAGCTCTTCGTGCCAGGGAAGAGGCGTAGATTCTCCCATGACCATTCGTTTGCCAATTTGCCAGGGAGTGGGGCTGGCCAGGAAGAGGTCGCGCATCGTACGGGCAAAGCCCTGCCAGTCCGTTACGAACCGCTGATACGCTTCTCCTTCGCCTGGAAACTTCGATTCGAGATGATGAATGGTGCGGTCGAGGTCGCGGTGAATAAAGACGGTATCTCCGTCGGGAAACGGCGCCACGAACATCGGATCCAGATCGATGTAGGTGAGCCCGTACTGTTCCAGTTCTAGCTCCTGGACGACGGGGGTCTGGCGAATGAGGATATGTGCACTGCCGCCGAGATCGATCTGGTAGCCGGGGATCAACTCCTTCGTGGAGACCGCGCCTCCCACGATGTCGCGGCGCTCGAACACAGCCACTCGGTATCCTGCTTGCGCCAAATACGCTGCGGTAATCAATCCATTGTGTCCCGCACCGATTGTGATTACGTCGTAGTCCATAAGAGGCGGGGATTGGGAGAAAGAGGACAGGTCGAAACGTCGAAGACGGCGCAGACGGTCCTCTGTTAAAAAGGGGGAACGTCATTTTCACGGTCCTCAACAGAGATATTCCGAAACCGTTGAGGACGTCAGGCGTGAAAAATTAAGCGATGGTGAAGTACCGTCGTTTCCCTTGGTCGTCACCGTACTTCGCCGTTGCAGCGTTGCTCAATCTTGTTGTACGCCCGCTTCGTTGTAGAGGGGCAGGGGAGATTGGGGTGAGCACCGCCATTCCTTACATGAGACACGACGGCAGGCACTCCATTATGAATTGGATCTACCAAGTACTGAGTTTCTTCGTGGCCTTCGGGCCTGTCATCCTCGGGACGTTGCTCTGGCATTTCATCTGGAGTGACGACTCCGACTCCTCAGGGGGCCCTCCCGGGGGCCCTCGATGGCAGCCGGCGCCTCCGTCGCCGTCGATATCGGGCGATCGTCTTCCTCGACATGATCGTCCTGTCCGTACGCCGGACGTTCCCACCCGCGATCACGCGTAACGAGGTTGTCTCGCTCCATGCGGTTGATTGATATTTCCCGTGGGCTCTCGCCAGCGACGGCCGTTTGGCCCGGCGACCAGACCTTCGAGTGGACTTGGACGACTCGGTTGAAGGAGGGAGGGTCGGTAAATCTCGGGTCCATCACGCTTAGTACGCATACCGGCTCTCACGTCGATGCGCCCCTTCATACTCGGTCGGACGGGGCGAACACAAGTGCCCTTGAACTGGAGTCGTTCGTTGGAGCGGCCGAGGTAGTGGACGTGCGGGAAGCCGACACGATCCGGCCCAGCCACGTCCCGAACAATCCTCCCGCTCGGGTGCTGTTTAAAACGTCGGCCAGTACCCTTTCCAAAACCGAGTGGCCCACCCGCATTGCGCCGATCGCGCCGGCCACCGTCGAGGTGCTCACAGAGCGAAATGTCGACCTCATCGGAACCGATGCACCTTCCGTCGATCCACTCGACAGTACGACCCTTCCGGCCCATCACGCCCTGATCGAGGCCGGAATTCTCAACATCGAAGGCCTTGTCCTTGCCGATGTGTCGCCGGGACGGTATAGTCTTTTGGCCCTTCCCCTCAAGCTGGAAAAAGCAGATGCCGCTCCCGTCCGGGCTGTTCTTGGAGAGGTGTCCCTTTTGGGGTAGCTTGCCGGGAACGCGGCATTATTTTCATTTTGGTTTTCCTGATCACTGTTCACCATCACTAGGACTACGCCCTTTATGGATCTCTTCAATCGTGATGAACTGCGACGCCTCGCGGAGTTGCAGGACGACGTTTGCATTTCTCTGTATCTGCCGACGTACCGCAACGAGTCGGACTGGTCGCAGAACACGACTCGACTGAAGAATTTGCTCGGGGAAGCCCGAGACCAGCTCCGCAATCAGGACTACCGAGAGGACCTGATCGACGAGATCCTCGCGGATGCACGGCAGCTCCTCGATCGTCCCGGGTTTTGGCGACAAAGTATTGGGGACGGGCTCGCAGTCTTCATCACGCCGGAGACGACCGAGCGCTTCCGACTACCGCTCTCGTTTGATGAAATTGCTATTGTCGGCGACCGATTTCATCTAAAACCGCTGTTTCCCCTCATCGCAGCAAACAATCGATTTTACCTGCTCGGCCTCAGCCAGAACGATGTCCGGCTGTATCAGGGCACGCACCAGTCGATCAGCGAGATTCGGCGGTCAGAAATTCCCTCTAACATCGTCGAAGCAATTCGGCAGTACGAGGAGTCGGAGCAGCAGATTCAGTCGCACGTTCAGAACCGTGCATCCGAACCCGATGGACAACGGATGGATGCGGCCTTTCATGGGCACGGGGGGGGAGACGCTGACGACATGAGTGCAGAACCGCAGGATGAATTGAAGCGATTCTTTCGCGAGGTAGACGAAAGTGTCAGTGACTACATCAGTGGGGAGGAGGTGCCACTTGTGTTGGCCGGCGTATCAGAATACTTGCCGCTATACCGAGAGGTGAACAGCTATTCGCACCTTATTGAGGACGACCTTGTGTCCGGCAACCCGGAGTCTCTTGATGTTCAAGAGCTCCACGGCAAAGCATGGTCCATTGTGGAGCCGGTCTTCCAGGAGCAGGAACGTGACGAGCTGGAGCGATTTGAGCAGCTCTACTACCAGAATGAGGACATGGCCTCCGACGACTTCCACGAAATCATTCCGGGGTGTGCCTACAGCCGTGTGGACACGCTCTTCGTGCCCGTGGGAGAATACCGGTGGGGCCGGTTCGATGCAGACACCAATACCGTAGAGGTCCACGAATCCCAGCAGCCGGGTGATGGGGACTTGCTCAATTATGCGGCTGTCTCTGCGTACCTAAATGGTGCAACCGTGCACGCACTCAACCCAGAGAATATGCCGGGAGGACGGAGCATTGCCGCCACGTTTCGGTATCGTGCGGACGTCTCTGCTGCTGAAAGTGGCTGAGCTTCGGGTCCTAAAACAGTCGACAATCCGGCCTCCTCTGTGTACAAACAGGGGAGGCTTTTTTTGGAGCAAGGTATACCAACCAATTCTCTATTCATGATAAAACACGTTATCGTAGTTCAAGTGACTTGACCAGGATGGTCGTATCTGTTTTATTGATAAAAGAGGTTATCAATAGATAGATGGTGCGCGCCATGCCCACTCTCAGCAATTTTTTGAGTGAGTTCGACTCCAAGCATACGCGACGAGCCTATCGAACGGATCTCCATCGGTTTTTGCGGGAAATGGAGATGGAGGCCGATGCGGCCGATTTCGCGCAGATCGACACCAAAGAGATTGAGGCGTTTCTTGGCACACTTAAGGAGGAGGGCTTGTCAACCTCGACAATTCGGCGACGAATGGCGGCCGTGCGTCGCTTTTTCGACTGGCTCGTCTCGATGGGGCATTTGTCTAATAACCCGTGTCGGGCGGCCTCCCTGACTGTATCAGCGTCCGAGGAGAAGGCACAGTCGCCCGCTGTTCTGACAAAAGAGGATCTCCGCGCGCTTCAACGCGCTGCGGACGACAATACACGGACTGGGACGCGCGATCGAGCGCTCGTTCTGCTGATTGTGTACGGGGCCCTTCGCCGAAGCGAGGTTGCCTCGCTTCACCTGGAGGATGTCCGACCGTTAGGTCGACACTGGGTCATCGATTTGCCTCGACGAGGCCAAGTGCCGGGAGGCTACATCAAAATTCCGGAGCGAGGAGCCGAGGCTGTACAGGATCTGGTTGAGGTCTACGGCGAAGAAACCGGTCCTCTCTGGCGATCCTTCAGCAATCGAAATTGGGGAGAACAGATGAGCCCGGATGCGTTGTACAAACGGGTTCGACAGTTAGGCAAAAAGGCAAACCTCGAGAACGTGGACATCCAGACGCTTCGCCGCTCCGCGTTACATTTAGCGTCGGATGCAGGAGCATCTCTCGAACAAATTCGCGACCATGCCCGACTCCAACGCGGGACGTCAGCGGTAGCGTATACTGGTGACACCTCGGAAGCCTCTCGACTACAGTCAACCGCAGTGGACTTCCTGGAAATAGATGTTTAGACACACAACCTGGTTCCTCTATCCGGCGTCTTGGCGACGAAACAAAATAAACGTTTTGTTTCGTTCTCTCTTAGAGACTGCTTGCTCGTTATGGTCGTCCACGCACACGGCCTCCGTCTCTCTTTTCCGTCTTCTTTACGTGAATCCTCGTCATGCCTGACCCTGATTCCCAAAATACGAAGGTGCCCACCTCGCCGGGGTCCACTGACAAAATCACTACGACGGAAGATGCTCATCGCGACCCTGAGCGTCTTCCATACAATGCTCCGGACGATGGGCAAAGTGCGATTACGTCCGACCAAACCCTCGTGCGCCGATGGCTTGCCGAAAAAAGTTCGGGCACGCAGGAAGAGTATGCGCGCGACCTTGAGCGATTCGTAGACTTTGTCGACCTGCCACTTCGGTACGTCACGCTCGGCCATCTCCAGGAGTACCGGGAGCATCTTGCAGATCAGGGATATGCTCCCTCCACCCAAAAACGAAAGCTTTCGTCAATCAAGAGCATCTTTACGTTTGGTACGAAGCTCCGATATTTTGCTCATAACGTAGGAGCTGCTCTTTCGACTCCGCAGGCTCGAGAAAAACGGGCAGAGCGAATCCTCTCCGAGGCGGACCTGTGGGCGATCCTTCGTGATGAGAAAGACCTTCGCAATCACGTTCTGCTTCGGCTGTTTTACGCGTCTGGCGGACGCGTTTCGGATGTTGTAGATCTTCGATGGCGGGATTTAAAGGATCGCCCCGATCTGGAAGGCCCAGATGGACGCCCGGGTGGACAAATCACATTTTACGGCAAGGGCGACAAAACACGATCCGTGACCTTGTACAGTAAGGTATGGGCACTCATCGTGCGGCTTCACGAAGAAGAGTCCGAAGATGGGTATGGAGCGGCCGACGATCCCGTCTTTCGCTCTCAAAAAGGTGGAGGGCTTTCTCGAACACAGATCTGGCGAATTGTGAAGAAGGCAGCGACCCGTGCCAGCGTGAAACTGACAGAAAAGACGCGTTCGGACGGCGTCGTCAAGCGGGATGAAGACGGGAATCCAATTATGACCTCTCAGGTGTCTCCCCACTGGTTTCGGCATGCTCACGCCTCGCATGCTCTCCAGAAGGGTGCGGATCTGGAACTAGTACGTGAGACCCTTGGACATGAGAGCATCGAGACCACCAAAACCTATCTCCACGCTCACCCCGGCAAGTCGTCCTCCTATTATGTGGACGATGCTCCAGACTATGATGGGTAAGATCGACTCACTTCTTCTTTGCTAATACATCCATTTGGTGAGCGATATATATGAGCTCACGATGATCGATTTGCTGACGCCGGGTCTCGATCCAGCGTCGAAAATCATTCGAATCGATTTCTGAATGACCAGATAGCTCTTCTTCAATAAAGTGTATAATATGATGCAAAAAATAAGCCTCTTCACTTGGGTATGCGTTGCCTCGTGGAAACACGACCCAGTCCGAAGATCCGGCCGATAGCACCTCATTATCCATTTGGCGGAGAGTTGTAAGCAGTCGACGACCCGTATAGGCGCGAGGTCCTTCCTCGCTGCTGTCGGGCGTCATGCTATTATGGTAGAGTCGCTCGATTTTCTCGTCGAGTTGGGGGGAAACCACAGGTTCAAATCCGGTGACTCCATCGAAGTGAATTGGCAAATACCAGAGCCCCCTGGGTGTCAGTAGTGGACGAAGAGACGACAATATATTCGACAAGTCAAAAAGGTCGAGGACAGCTTGAGCAATGACGACATCGAATAAGGCTATCTTAGAATCCTCTGCGTACCTGTAGATGTCGTCTTTGACGAGCGTGAGTCGGACGTCGAAGTGTGCATCAGACAGGCGAACCCCATCCTCCGTCGAGGAGATCTGGTATCCCTGCTCCCGCCCCCACTTGGATACGTTTTGACGGGTCGCTTGGATATTGTCCTGTTCCCGATCGACAAGCGTGTATCGGAGAGAATGGAACCTAGTCTCGTCGAGCGCCTCAACGACCCGCTCAAAGGTGGCCCCGACGCCCCCTCCCACCTCCAAAATTCGGAGCGATGAAGAATCATCAGGAAGAGCCTCCAAAAAGTCGGTCCAGACCTGGCGATTTAACGCCCGGGCGTCAATGGACCGCTTTGCATTGAGGTATCGAGGATATGAATACGAGTCAGGTTCAATCACTGTGGACTCCTTCGGTGGAATACGATGCCCAGGCTTCCTCATCCTCCCAAATCCGAACCGTGATTCCGGTTGTTGCGTCGAGAGACAAGCGGTCCTGGAGCGAGATACAAACGATTCGAGAGAAGTGTTCGATGCTGGGATTTCGGCCCTCAAACTCTGGGAGATCATTCAGGGTCGAATCTCGATAACGGGCAACGATCTGGTCCAGGGCCTCCTCCACGTCAACAATATCAACAAGATATCCATGGTCATTTAGCTCTTTTCCTTTTAGAAGAACTTCGACCCCAAAATGATGGGAATGCCACTCATTCTCAGGGCCGCAATCAGGAACCGTGAGGTAGTGTTGCGCGACAAAGTCGCGATGTACACGGAGGGTATACATAATGTGCTATTTATACCGAAAAACAGGCTGTAATATTTTTTGCTCTTTCATATCCAGTCGGCGATATATTGATGGGGCCTCTTCCACTGGACGTGATTCTGTGACGAGATCTCCGGGCTGAAGAGAGGCCAGAACATTCAAAACAACAGACATGCGGCGACTCTTTGTCCACCGTCCCTGATAGTTGGGATCTACGGTACTGACCTGGCTAGACTTCAACTGGATGCGCGAGCGATGAAATCGGCCGCCGAGTTGAAGTGAAGCGTCTTTTTTTCCATACCAGGACCCGATGACGACCCGGCCATCGAAGCCTGTGACTGAGATTGCGTCATCTAGTACGGAAGGGGTCCCCGTGAGCTCATAGACGAGATCGGCCCCTTCGAAGTCGTTGTTTTCAATCTGCGAGGCACTCGCGGAGACGTTAAGCACATCAAGCAAGAGATCCCAGTCCTCCGCTGGATCAAACGAGCGGTCTGCCCCCCACTCCGCTGACAAGCGACGACGGGCCGAGAGGGGCTCGATTGTGTAGCATGCAACTGGATGACGGCTCAAAAGAGCTGTTGTGAGAAGTCCTACTACGCCTTGTCCAAAAACAGCAACTCGTTCTCCCATCATGGGACGGCCGTCCATCACGAGGTTAACGGCCGTTTCAACATTCGGAATCATGGCTCCGTCCGCTACCGACACCTCTTCTGGTAGAGGGATGAGTTGCGCCGGCGTCGTAATGAAATGTGATGTATGCGGCTGGAAAGCAAACACACGCTGGCCCGTCCACCGATGAGCAACTCCCGTCCCACACTTTTCCACCCGTCCAACGGCCGAGTAGCCGTAGGTGAGCGGGAATTCCAAGTCTCCAGAAAGTGAGTCAATCTCCGTATCGGCTTGCAGAGTAGAAGGAGCATCCCCCTGATAAAGTAGACGTTCAGTCCCCGGACTCACGGCCGTCATCAGGGTGCGAACGCGCACTTCCCCGGCGCCCGGATCGGGAACCGAATCTGACACGACCTCAACCGTGCGTGGGGCCTGGAACGTAACCGTGCGGCGACTGCCCTCACTCATAACGCATACACCAAACTACAGAGGAGATCAACGACTCCCATTACGGCTTATTCGGGCCACACCGGCATGCCCTCAAGCACAAGATCCTTTCCCAACCATCGGTACCGAACGTGGTCAAGCTCCGGAAACGAAGAGGCCTCCGCGTCGTCAGTGTCGGAAGCGAGAGTCGAAAGTGCCCTCTGACCGCCCACAAACATTGGCGCGACAGTCAAGATAAGATGGTCGACCATCTGTTGGCGCATGAAGCTGGAGATCACCTCTGTCCCCCCTTCAACCATAACACTCTCCACGCCCCGTTCAGCAAGATCTTCCATGAGTGGATCGAGACAAATCCCCCGGGGATCACACGAGAGACGAACCACAGTCGCTCCCTCCGCTTCGAGAGCGTGCTTACGGTCATCCGGTGCTTTGTCATTGGTGGCTATGATCGGCTTTGGGCCCTCCCGGGAAAGCAGACGCGCATCCGTTGGGAATCGCAACTGCGAGTCGAGTACAACTGGGGTCGGATGCTTCCCAGACGAGTGCCGAACATTCAAACGAGGATCATCGGACAGAACCGTGCCGATACCGACCAGAATTGCGTCGTGTGTCGCGCGGAGTTGGTGCGTGAACGACATCGACTCGGATCCGCTAATCGCCAAGGGGGATCCGTCGTCCGTAGCAATTGACCCATCCAGACTCTGGGCGTATGTAAGCGTGACGAAGGGGCGACCCGTCGTTTGAAAGTGCTCCGTCGCCCGTTGCTGTAGGGCCTGCACGTCCGTTCCATGTGCGTTATCCCGCTTGCCGTCGTGGAGCGGACCGAGTTCCAGAAGATGCCGCATTCGGTCCACCTTCGTCTGGAGGTACTCGGTGTTATGTTGATTCAGATGCGGCTGCAGGGGAACGCGATCGGAGACGTCAATTCCATGTGCCTCAAGGCTCTCAATCTTTTCCGGGTTATTGGTCAAGAGTCGAATCGACGGGATTTCGAGATCCTGGAGAATGTGGGCACCGATCGAATAATCGCGCTCATCGGCCCCATGGCCCAGCAATCGATTGGCCTCGACCGTGTCGTATCCTTCATCTTGAAGGTCGTATGCCCGAAGCTTATTAAGAAGTCCGATGCCCCGTCCCTCCTGGCGGAGGTATAAAAGCACCCCGCCTCCCTCCTCCGCAATGCGTCGCATCGACGCATTCAGTTGTTCGCCGCAGTCACAGCGGAGAGATCCCAGCACGTCTCCTGTGAAGCACTCAGAATGGACGCGGACGAGAACATTCTCTTGTCCTTCGACCTCCCCATAAATGAGCGCGAGGTGATCTTTATCGTCGGCACTGTTTTCGTACAGTGACAGCGTAAATTCCCCATCGATGGTGGGAATCCGGGTGCTCGTCAACCGGTGAACAGACAACGTTTCCATGAGGGGACGGCCGTGTGCTTGAGAACCGTAACGTCTCCCACAATTTTGGGGGACTGAAGGGACAGCGCTCAATGTGAGAACACTGTTGCTTGTTTCTACTGGGCGTGCCCCAGAAGGGTTTGTTTCTGAACCGTCCATTTTCGAGTTTAGAGAAAGCAATAACAGCATCCTGGAGGGTCATAGCACTGCGGCGATCTCCAAACGGGAAAACGTTTCGCCCCCCCCAAGGGTATAGCTGTTCTCCGGTTGTTTTCTTTCCCAGTGGATTTTGAATACCATAGAATGAGCTTCCACCCCATCGTTGTCGGAGCGCTCTACCCTGGTATCACTCGTGGGTTGAGTGCAGATCTTCTCGTCTCACAAGCGCTTGGCGGTCAGGGGCTTCCGGTATGCACGGCACACGTCGTGGCTGGCCGAGGTGTCGTGACCGACGTACTGAATGTGCCGACGGATACGGTCTCTGCACAGCTCGAGCATCTTGCCAATACAGAATCGCCAACCGCCGCGAAAGTCGGGATTGTGGGTGATGCCCCGACGGTTGAGACTACCTTTGATCATTTGGAAACGCTAGACGGTCCGGTGCTTCTTGATCTCACCCTGAGCGGGCCGAGTGGGGAAGACGTTCTCGGGCAGCGGGGATTGGAAGCCCTCGTCAACCATCTCCACGCCCCGGATCTCGTTACGCTTCGAAAGACCGATGCATCGCTCGTCGCAGGAATGGAAATTCCCAGTCTCGACGACGCTCAGGTGGCTGTCCAACGTATTGCCCAGCAGGGTGCCGACCGCGTCCTCCTGCGGTGTGGTCAGCTCTCCACACACCACTTCGACACGAAGTCGGAGCCGCCCGAATACGCTGTTGACTTATACTATGATGGCGACGATATTGCTCTATTCGAAGCCCCGTTTCTGGATCATTTGGGTTCGCTCCACGGCGCCTCAAGTGGATTGACCCTCTCCCTGCTTCAAATGCTTCAGGAGAAGACCTCGTTGTCCGAGGCGCTTCAGAAAGCAAAGGGACAAGTAACGGAAGCGCTTCGAGCGGCTCAGGATGTAGACGAGCCGTCCCAGCCCCAAGCCTTCTTTGATGCATTTCATCCGCACTACGAACTGCCGACGCCGAAGACGGATGAGGATGAGGCGGTGAACTCCTGAATCGATTTGCCTCCTTCCTTCCCCGTACGCGCGATTCTTTCAGACTTGCATCCATTCCTATGCCCCAAGACGAGCGGGATCAGGATAAGACCACAATTTACGATGTAGCCGAGCACGCCGGGGTCGCAATTTCGACCGTGTCTCGAGTGCTTAACAACTCTCAGGATGTCTCGGATGCAACCCGAGAGAAGGTGATGAAAGCCATCCGAGAACTTCAGTTTCGCCCGAACCGAACAGCCAAATCTCTCGCCCAGCGGGCGACGCGCACCATTGCCGTGGCGGTCCCAACGTTCACCACCCCCTTTCACAACGAGTTTCTGAAGGGCGTTCGGGACCGGTTGGATGATGCCGATATCGACCTGCTTCTTTGCGATCTGGATTGGGAGGCCCCACGGGCAACGCTGTTGAATTTCCTCGAACGAGGAGCAATGGATGGGCTGATTGTCGCAGGCCTTCCCATCAACGAGGAAACGGCCGAGGATCTCCTTACGCTCGGTGCCCCAGTGGTTCTGATTGGAAGCTCGTGGCCTCCGCTCGACTCCTTCTACTGGGACGAAGAGCCCGGGGCTCGCCTCGCGGTGAATCACCTGATCGAGCAGGGACATACGCGGATCGGGATGATTACAACCCCTCATGATAACCGCCTTCGGAATGCTCGTGTGAATGGATACAAGCAGGCCCTCGAACAGGCTGGCATCGAGTACGATGAACGTCTCGTCGTGCACGGACAAACCCGAAAACACGACGGGTTTAGTGAAGAGTCTGGGTACGAAGCTATGACAGAACTGCTTTCCCTCGACGAGCCGGTGACGGCCGTCTTTGCGAGCAGCGACGTCCAGGCCATTGGGGCCTGGCAGGCAATCCGCAAGGCGGGCTACGAAGTGCCCGACGACTTCAGCCTCGTAGGATATGATGACATCAAGGTGAGCCGCTTTATTGGCCTCACCAGCGTTGCGCAAAACATGCACTATGTCGGGGAACGTGCGACCGACGTTCTGCTGAACCGCCTGGACAACACCGGCTCCGACGAACCGGTTTCCGAACTGGTCGAACCAGAACTGAAGGTTCGAAAATCGAGCCAACGCCCCGACGACTAATTCTCGTCTCTCTTGCACCGCTGTTTTTGACTGACTGCCTTCCTCATGGACCGCGACCTCATTCGTCAGCAACTCGACCATACCCTCACCGCCACCCATTTCGACGACTTAGGAACCCGATACCAGGGCAAAGTTCGGGACACCTATCGCCAGGACGACCGGTTGATTCTGGTTACGAGTGATCGAATTTCGGCCTTCGATCACATTCTCGCCCAAACAATCCCTTTTAAGGGCCAAGTGCTGAATCAAACGGCGGCCTACTTCTTCGATGCAACCGACGACCTCGTGCCGAACCACGTGATCGAGGTTCCGGATCCAAACGTGACAATTGCCCGGGCGTGTGAACCGATTCCGATCGAGTTCGTGGTGCGCGGATACCTTGAGGGACACGCCTGGCGCGAATACGATAGCGGGGCCCGGTCGCTCTGTGGCCAGTCCCTTCCGGATGGGCTTCAGCAGAGCGAAAAACTTCCCTCTCCCATTGTGACACCGACCACCAAGGCGGAAGAGGGCCACGATCAGGATGTGACCCGAGAAGAGGCCATTGCGAGCACCGACGTTTCTGCGGCTGAATACGACCAGTTGGAAGAGTGGGCCCTCGCCTTGTTTGATCGAGGAAGCGAAATGGCCGCGGAGCAGGGGCTGCTTCTCGTAGATACCAAGTACGAGTTTGGGCGTGCTTCCGACGGCTCCTTTGTCTTAATTGACGAGGTACATACACCCGATTCCTCGCGCTACTACTACAAGGACGGGTACGAGGACCGCCTCGAAGACGGCATTCCTCAACAGCAGCTTTCCAAGGAGTTTGTACGAGAGTGGCTCATGGATCACGACTTTCAGGGACGCGAGGGCGAAGAGATGCCCGACCTTCCCGATGCGTTCCGCGTCAAGGTTGCGGAGCGATACATTGAACTGTACGAGACCGTGACCGGACTCACGTTCAAGCCGGACCCCCATGAGGATCCCGAGCGTCGCATCCACGAAGCTCTCGGAGCGTACGTTCAGTCGGCGGAATAGCCCTCTTTTTGCCGCTTTCCTTCTTCAAGAAAAGCGCCGTGAAAGCAACGGCGCTTTTTTATTTTAATGGGTTGTGCGTCGCTCCGGCCCGGATGCAGTTTGCTCCGTGACGTACGTTTCCGGTCGACGATCCCCAAGAGTATCGTTGTAACGGTTAATGTCGCGGCTGCGCGCCTCATGCGGATCAAACGATTCGATTGCGATCTCCACCTCGTCACGAGGGCCACGGTGCAGAATATCGCCCGTGGGGGCACAGATTTCGCTCATCCCGATAAAGGTCAACGACTCCGTCTCATTCGTCTCCGTCCCGAATCGATTGGCCGTGATGGTGTAGACGTGATTCTCACGGGCTCGTACCGGCATAGAATCCGGGCAATGAGGCAGGACTAGATTGGACGGGTGAGCGATCACATCTGCCCCTTGCAGGGCTAAGCTCCGCGCAGCCTCTGGAAAGTACCAGTCGAAGCACACCATCATGCCTAGCATGTAGGACGTCCCATCTCGGGTGGATGCCTCGAAGACAGGGAAGCCGAGATTGCCAGGCTCAAATCGCTCTGTTTCCTCGTAAAAGAGATGGACCTTTCGGTACGTTTCCGTGGATCCATCCGGCCGAACGAGTACAGCACTGTTGTAGAACACCTCCCCATCCCGCTCGGCAAGCCCCGCTACGAGTGTAGTACCGGTTGCAGAGGCCCATTC is part of the Salinibacter sp. 10B genome and encodes:
- a CDS encoding cyclase family protein, giving the protein MRLIDISRGLSPATAVWPGDQTFEWTWTTRLKEGGSVNLGSITLSTHTGSHVDAPLHTRSDGANTSALELESFVGAAEVVDVREADTIRPSHVPNNPPARVLFKTSASTLSKTEWPTRIAPIAPATVEVLTERNVDLIGTDAPSVDPLDSTTLPAHHALIEAGILNIEGLVLADVSPGRYSLLALPLKLEKADAAPVRAVLGEVSLLG
- the ribA gene encoding GTP cyclohydrolase II, translated to METLSVHRLTSTRIPTIDGEFTLSLYENSADDKDHLALIYGEVEGQENVLVRVHSECFTGDVLGSLRCDCGEQLNASMRRIAEEGGGVLLYLRQEGRGIGLLNKLRAYDLQDEGYDTVEANRLLGHGADERDYSIGAHILQDLEIPSIRLLTNNPEKIESLEAHGIDVSDRVPLQPHLNQHNTEYLQTKVDRMRHLLELGPLHDGKRDNAHGTDVQALQQRATEHFQTTGRPFVTLTYAQSLDGSIATDDGSPLAISGSESMSFTHQLRATHDAILVGIGTVLSDDPRLNVRHSSGKHPTPVVLDSQLRFPTDARLLSREGPKPIIATNDKAPDDRKHALEAEGATVVRLSCDPRGICLDPLMEDLAERGVESVMVEGGTEVISSFMRQQMVDHLILTVAPMFVGGQRALSTLASDTDDAEASSFPELDHVRYRWLGKDLVLEGMPVWPE
- a CDS encoding class I SAM-dependent methyltransferase, translated to MIEPDSYSYPRYLNAKRSIDARALNRQVWTDFLEALPDDSSSLRILEVGGGVGATFERVVEALDETRFHSLRYTLVDREQDNIQATRQNVSKWGREQGYQISSTEDGVRLSDAHFDVRLTLVKDDIYRYAEDSKIALFDVVIAQAVLDLFDLSNILSSLRPLLTPRGLWYLPIHFDGVTGFEPVVSPQLDEKIERLYHNSMTPDSSEEGPRAYTGRRLLTTLRQMDNEVLSAGSSDWVVFPRGNAYPSEEAYFLHHIIHFIEEELSGHSEIDSNDFRRWIETRRQQIDHRELIYIAHQMDVLAKKK
- a CDS encoding site-specific integrase, which encodes MPTLSNFLSEFDSKHTRRAYRTDLHRFLREMEMEADAADFAQIDTKEIEAFLGTLKEEGLSTSTIRRRMAAVRRFFDWLVSMGHLSNNPCRAASLTVSASEEKAQSPAVLTKEDLRALQRAADDNTRTGTRDRALVLLIVYGALRRSEVASLHLEDVRPLGRHWVIDLPRRGQVPGGYIKIPERGAEAVQDLVEVYGEETGPLWRSFSNRNWGEQMSPDALYKRVRQLGKKANLENVDIQTLRRSALHLASDAGASLEQIRDHARLQRGTSAVAYTGDTSEASRLQSTAVDFLEIDV
- a CDS encoding zinc-binding alcohol dehydrogenase — translated: MSEGSRRTVTFQAPRTVEVVSDSVPDPGAGEVRVRTLMTAVSPGTERLLYQGDAPSTLQADTEIDSLSGDLEFPLTYGYSAVGRVEKCGTGVAHRWTGQRVFAFQPHTSHFITTPAQLIPLPEEVSVADGAMIPNVETAVNLVMDGRPMMGERVAVFGQGVVGLLTTALLSRHPVACYTIEPLSARRRLSAEWGADRSFDPAEDWDLLLDVLNVSASASQIENNDFEGADLVYELTGTPSVLDDAISVTGFDGRVVIGSWYGKKDASLQLGGRFHRSRIQLKSSQVSTVDPNYQGRWTKSRRMSVVLNVLASLQPGDLVTESRPVEEAPSIYRRLDMKEQKILQPVFRYK
- a CDS encoding bifunctional hydroxymethylpyrimidine kinase/phosphomethylpyrimidine kinase, coding for MSFHPIVVGALYPGITRGLSADLLVSQALGGQGLPVCTAHVVAGRGVVTDVLNVPTDTVSAQLEHLANTESPTAAKVGIVGDAPTVETTFDHLETLDGPVLLDLTLSGPSGEDVLGQRGLEALVNHLHAPDLVTLRKTDASLVAGMEIPSLDDAQVAVQRIAQQGADRVLLRCGQLSTHHFDTKSEPPEYAVDLYYDGDDIALFEAPFLDHLGSLHGASSGLTLSLLQMLQEKTSLSEALQKAKGQVTEALRAAQDVDEPSQPQAFFDAFHPHYELPTPKTDEDEAVNS
- a CDS encoding tyrosine-type recombinase/integrase, encoding MPDPDSQNTKVPTSPGSTDKITTTEDAHRDPERLPYNAPDDGQSAITSDQTLVRRWLAEKSSGTQEEYARDLERFVDFVDLPLRYVTLGHLQEYREHLADQGYAPSTQKRKLSSIKSIFTFGTKLRYFAHNVGAALSTPQAREKRAERILSEADLWAILRDEKDLRNHVLLRLFYASGGRVSDVVDLRWRDLKDRPDLEGPDGRPGGQITFYGKGDKTRSVTLYSKVWALIVRLHEEESEDGYGAADDPVFRSQKGGGLSRTQIWRIVKKAATRASVKLTEKTRSDGVVKRDEDGNPIMTSQVSPHWFRHAHASHALQKGADLELVRETLGHESIETTKTYLHAHPGKSSSYYVDDAPDYDG
- a CDS encoding 6-carboxytetrahydropterin synthase; translation: MYTLRVHRDFVAQHYLTVPDCGPENEWHSHHFGVEVLLKGKELNDHGYLVDIVDVEEALDQIVARYRDSTLNDLPEFEGRNPSIEHFSRIVCISLQDRLSLDATTGITVRIWEDEEAWASYSTEGVHSD